From Candidatus Polarisedimenticolia bacterium, one genomic window encodes:
- a CDS encoding DNA-formamidopyrimidine glycosylase family protein: MPELPDLTIYREALERRVVGEPLQQIRLASPFLLRSVDPPLTEARGRRVREVRLLGKRIVFGLEADLFLVLHLMIAGRLRWREAGARIPRRLGSAAFDFPGGTLLMTEAGSKKRASLHLVRGAAALSAFDRGGLEVLNGSAGELAAALDRENHTLKRALTDPRLFSGIGNAYSDEILHRARLSPMRLTSALTAQEVDRLFAATVDTLREWIERLRREAGDDFPEEVTAFRKGMAVHGRFRQPCPVCGTAIQRIVYANNECNYCPRCQTGGRMLADRALSRLLKKDWPRTIEELEDLVPSRRQSGSGKRE, encoded by the coding sequence ATGCCCGAGCTGCCCGACCTCACGATCTATCGAGAGGCGCTGGAGCGTCGCGTCGTTGGAGAGCCGCTGCAGCAAATCAGGCTGGCGAGCCCGTTCCTGTTGCGTTCCGTCGACCCGCCGCTGACCGAGGCGCGCGGGCGGCGTGTCCGTGAGGTGCGCCTGCTGGGGAAGCGAATCGTCTTCGGCCTCGAGGCGGATCTCTTTCTCGTCCTGCACCTGATGATCGCCGGAAGGCTGCGCTGGAGGGAAGCCGGAGCGCGCATCCCGCGCCGGCTCGGCTCGGCGGCGTTCGACTTTCCCGGGGGGACCCTTCTCATGACCGAGGCCGGCTCCAAGAAGCGCGCCTCGCTGCACCTGGTGCGTGGCGCGGCAGCATTGTCGGCTTTCGATCGGGGCGGTTTGGAAGTCCTTAACGGCTCCGCCGGCGAGCTCGCCGCGGCGCTGGATAGGGAGAACCACACGCTCAAACGGGCCCTCACCGACCCCCGGCTGTTCAGCGGCATCGGCAATGCCTACTCCGACGAGATCCTGCACCGCGCGCGCCTGTCGCCGATGCGCCTCACCTCGGCCCTGACCGCCCAGGAAGTCGATCGCCTGTTCGCCGCCACGGTGGACACTCTGCGTGAATGGATCGAACGCCTTCGCAGGGAAGCAGGGGACGATTTTCCCGAAGAAGTCACGGCATTCCGGAAGGGTATGGCGGTGCACGGCCGCTTCCGGCAGCCTTGCCCCGTCTGCGGCACCGCGATCCAGCGCATCGTCTACGCAAACAATGAATGCAACTACTGTCCGCGCTGCCAGACCGGAGGGCGCATGCTTGCCGACCGGGCTCTGTCCCGGCTCCTCAAGAAGGACTGGCCGCGCACCATCGAGGAGCTGGAGGATCTGGTGCCTTCGCGCCGCCAGTCCGGATCGGGGAAGCGGGAATGA